A genomic stretch from Candidatus Baltobacteraceae bacterium includes:
- a CDS encoding amino acid permease has translation MSRNLFARAPLDRLTPSAESSGLRRKLGGVDLIAVGIGTMIGGGIFTTIGPGISMAGPAIVIAFLLAGLASFFAALAYAELGAMVPIAGSAYTYAYATLGEIVAWIIGWDLILEYGISAAPVAQQFSSYAQSALALIGVTLPAWAQNAHFSMNLGQLHLDIIGAVFVMILSGLLALGIRETASSNNAFVVIKLGALIVFVIVGATLFHAAYFHPFAPHGWGAGGLVGGNGMGIIPAAALVFFSYIGFDTATTTAEETRNPQRDVPIGVIGSLAIGTVVYCCVAFVLVGAVPWNHVDQNAALAAALRPLHNNFLEALMVLGAFAGTTSVALTSLLGQTRIFYAMARDGLLPPFVAKVSPRFGTPAGMTMLTGTVVAILTLVVPLDALLELVNIGTFSAFIIVCAGVIWLRKYRPELRRPFRSPFVPWFPIFGIALSLFLSTQGLSQFTWLRFVVWLVVGLAIYFAYGYRRTTAARGA, from the coding sequence ATGAGTCGGAACCTCTTTGCGCGCGCGCCGCTCGATCGCCTAACACCAAGCGCCGAAAGTTCAGGGCTACGCCGAAAGCTTGGGGGCGTCGATCTCATCGCGGTTGGCATCGGTACGATGATCGGCGGCGGAATCTTTACGACGATCGGCCCCGGCATATCGATGGCAGGCCCCGCGATCGTCATCGCATTCTTGCTTGCGGGACTTGCTTCGTTCTTTGCGGCGCTCGCCTATGCCGAGCTCGGTGCAATGGTTCCGATCGCAGGCAGCGCGTACACGTACGCCTATGCAACGCTCGGCGAGATCGTCGCCTGGATCATCGGCTGGGACCTGATCCTCGAGTACGGCATCAGCGCGGCACCGGTCGCGCAGCAGTTTTCGTCATACGCGCAAAGCGCGCTGGCTCTGATCGGCGTCACGCTCCCGGCGTGGGCGCAGAACGCGCACTTCTCGATGAACCTCGGACAGCTCCATCTCGACATCATCGGCGCCGTGTTCGTCATGATTCTCTCGGGACTGTTGGCCCTCGGAATTCGTGAGACGGCCTCGTCGAACAACGCGTTCGTCGTCATAAAGCTCGGCGCGCTCATCGTGTTCGTCATCGTCGGTGCGACCCTGTTTCACGCCGCCTACTTTCACCCGTTCGCGCCGCACGGTTGGGGCGCGGGCGGACTTGTCGGCGGGAACGGCATGGGGATCATCCCGGCAGCCGCGCTCGTTTTCTTCTCGTATATCGGATTCGACACGGCCACGACGACCGCTGAGGAAACGCGCAATCCGCAACGCGACGTCCCGATCGGCGTGATCGGGTCACTAGCAATCGGCACCGTTGTCTATTGCTGCGTCGCGTTCGTGCTCGTCGGAGCCGTGCCGTGGAATCATGTCGACCAGAATGCGGCGCTTGCCGCGGCGCTGCGGCCGCTGCACAACAACTTTCTCGAAGCCCTCATGGTGCTCGGCGCGTTTGCCGGCACCACGAGCGTCGCGCTGACGTCGCTCCTCGGGCAAACACGAATTTTCTACGCGATGGCGCGCGACGGGCTGCTCCCGCCTTTCGTCGCAAAAGTCAGTCCACGCTTCGGGACACCGGCCGGGATGACAATGCTGACGGGCACCGTGGTCGCGATTCTCACGCTCGTGGTTCCGCTTGACGCTCTCCTCGAGCTCGTCAACATCGGAACGTTCAGCGCGTTCATCATCGTCTGTGCCGGCGTCATTTGGTTACGCAAATATCGCCCCGAGCTGCGCCGGCCGTTCCGGTCACCATTCGTGCCGTGGTTTCCAATTTTCGGCATCGCACTTTCGTTGTTTCTCTCGACGCAGGGCCTTAGCCAGTTCACCTGGCTGCGTTTCGTGGTTTGGCTGGTGGTCGGGTTAGCGATCTATTTCGCCTACGGGTATCGTCGAACCACGGCTGCCCGCGGGGCTTAA
- a CDS encoding TylF/MycF/NovP-related O-methyltransferase: MEPAYHPSVDGNILSKVNLLRFIRAFHMAHEMPHGYFMELGVLNGLGMVQVYSQLRGLLTNLYGFDSFAGLPELSADDSDALKLMPQFRTGNFQSMQRDAVSDFIIRGTSGLTRDRVTLVEGVFSETLPKFDKKQLADKGPCLLVNVDCDLYSSSQDAFAFLDDIVTTGTWLLLDDYWHYRGSPYHGQRRAFDEWMATTKRVGTTFYANYNGFCRAYICHEKDS, from the coding sequence ATGGAACCCGCATACCATCCGAGCGTCGACGGCAATATCTTATCGAAGGTCAATCTTTTGCGCTTCATTCGTGCCTTTCACATGGCACATGAGATGCCGCACGGCTACTTTATGGAACTCGGCGTGCTCAATGGCCTCGGCATGGTGCAGGTCTATTCGCAGCTTCGGGGGCTTTTGACCAATCTTTATGGCTTCGATTCGTTCGCTGGTTTGCCGGAGCTTTCTGCGGACGACAGCGACGCACTGAAGCTCATGCCGCAATTCCGTACCGGAAACTTTCAGTCGATGCAGCGCGACGCCGTATCGGACTTCATCATCCGTGGCACTTCCGGACTGACGCGCGATCGAGTGACGCTCGTCGAGGGCGTTTTTTCGGAAACGCTTCCCAAGTTCGATAAGAAGCAATTGGCTGACAAGGGCCCGTGTCTGCTCGTCAACGTCGACTGCGACTTGTATTCGTCCTCGCAGGACGCGTTCGCGTTCCTGGACGACATCGTGACGACGGGGACGTGGCTGCTGCTCGACGACTACTGGCATTATCGCGGAAGCCCGTATCATGGCCAGCGGCGCGCGTTCGACGAATGGATGGCGACGACCAAGCGCGTCGGCACGACGTTTTACGCCAACTACAACGGCTTCTGCCGCGCATATATCTGCCACGAGAAAGATTCCTAA
- a CDS encoding phytanoyl-CoA dioxygenase family protein yields the protein MRAFDYERPLVDEETLAHYRRHGFAIIRGAAPERFFELAGRLVDDWADFNVRLWVGQGLIEADFSEEDRWHRYLRAWRAAGRPHHRRNPNHHLINETMYDLMRLPAFIEIASRVFETPELCIHGIFNARPQVPDNPEDGLLTTKWHQDGQFWFQDYGAPEPDQEAKTHVMTMWIPLQRVDVNSGALQVFSTEETGNQFFPVYDHDYKRTGTVGLSPEDSARYTPIPAPMERGDVLIITQRTPHAACAPMTVDRLRWSIDLRYEATATRTAHGRKYGFIVNSADPAFVTPVEDWVSKREPPNP from the coding sequence GTGCGCGCTTTCGATTACGAACGACCCCTCGTCGACGAAGAAACGTTGGCCCACTACCGGCGCCACGGCTTTGCTATTATCCGAGGCGCCGCGCCCGAGCGTTTCTTCGAGCTGGCGGGACGCCTCGTCGACGATTGGGCCGATTTCAACGTCCGGCTCTGGGTGGGGCAGGGGCTAATCGAGGCGGATTTTTCGGAGGAGGACCGCTGGCATCGTTACCTGCGCGCGTGGCGCGCTGCCGGCCGCCCGCATCATCGCCGTAATCCCAACCATCATCTCATCAACGAGACGATGTACGATCTGATGCGCTTGCCTGCGTTCATCGAAATCGCGTCCCGCGTCTTCGAAACGCCGGAACTCTGCATCCATGGCATCTTCAATGCGCGCCCGCAAGTCCCGGACAATCCCGAAGACGGCCTTTTGACGACAAAGTGGCATCAGGATGGACAGTTTTGGTTCCAGGACTATGGTGCTCCGGAGCCCGATCAGGAAGCCAAAACCCACGTGATGACCATGTGGATCCCGCTGCAACGCGTCGATGTGAATAGCGGCGCACTGCAGGTGTTCTCGACCGAAGAGACCGGAAATCAATTCTTCCCGGTGTACGACCACGATTACAAGCGCACCGGAACGGTCGGCCTCTCGCCCGAGGACTCAGCCCGCTACACGCCGATCCCTGCGCCGATGGAACGTGGCGATGTTCTGATCATCACGCAGCGAACCCCGCATGCCGCCTGTGCTCCTATGACCGTCGATCGGCTTCGGTGGTCGATCGACCTTCGCTATGAAGCCACCGCAACCCGGACCGCACATGGACGCAAATACGGCTTCATCGTCAACAGTGCCGACCCGGCCTTCGTGACGCCCGTCGAGGATTGGGTCAGCAAGCGCGAGCCTCCAAACCCTTAG
- a CDS encoding methyltransferase domain-containing protein — protein MLSPSFWISRPILECLMCESHELVLRVPLMPMPISTPNFNLSAAQHEEATRGVPLDLWQCTNCGHVQVGAIGNPDLQYRDYVYTTSLSPGLPEHFRRYAAQIVERYALGAGSLVVEIGSNDGTLLSFFKEEGMRVLGVDPARKIADEATARGIPTLADFFSAELASSIAGNYGRADLIVANNVIANVPSLNDFGSGIAKLLAPGGVFVFETQYGPDVIEKTLLDTVYHEHISYFFAASTCSWLRQHGLEAIEVEHVATKGGSMRMAAQPRGSNRPITAAVDAWVAAESAKGAFGQAYFAQLGIRLGEIRSRLGEVVAAARARSREVAGFGVSVGTTALLPQFGLSSELAFLCDDDPNKAAVLRGPDYTIPVVLPDVLLQRLPFAVVIFAWRYADAIVKKHAAYLGRGGTFVVPLPEVRVIQS, from the coding sequence TTGCTGAGCCCGTCGTTCTGGATATCGCGTCCGATCCTTGAATGCTTGATGTGCGAATCCCACGAGCTCGTGCTGCGCGTGCCTCTCATGCCCATGCCCATATCGACGCCGAACTTCAACTTGAGTGCGGCCCAGCACGAAGAAGCGACGCGGGGTGTGCCGCTCGATCTTTGGCAGTGCACGAATTGCGGCCACGTCCAGGTCGGTGCAATCGGAAATCCGGATCTTCAGTATCGCGATTACGTGTATACGACCTCGCTCTCGCCCGGGCTTCCAGAGCATTTTCGCCGCTATGCGGCGCAGATTGTCGAGCGTTACGCGCTCGGCGCGGGCTCGCTCGTCGTCGAAATCGGCAGCAATGACGGTACGCTTCTTTCCTTTTTCAAAGAGGAGGGCATGCGCGTCCTCGGCGTTGACCCCGCGCGGAAGATCGCGGATGAAGCCACCGCTCGGGGAATTCCGACGCTTGCAGATTTCTTCTCGGCGGAGCTCGCGTCGTCGATTGCCGGTAACTATGGTCGAGCCGATCTCATTGTTGCGAATAACGTCATCGCCAACGTGCCGAGTCTCAACGACTTTGGGAGCGGAATCGCGAAACTACTTGCGCCGGGCGGCGTATTCGTGTTTGAAACCCAATACGGCCCGGACGTCATCGAGAAAACGCTTCTCGACACGGTGTATCACGAGCATATCTCCTACTTCTTTGCGGCTTCGACGTGTAGTTGGCTGAGGCAGCACGGCTTGGAAGCAATAGAAGTCGAGCACGTGGCCACCAAAGGCGGATCCATGCGAATGGCGGCGCAGCCGCGCGGCAGCAATCGCCCCATAACCGCCGCGGTCGACGCGTGGGTGGCCGCCGAGAGCGCCAAAGGCGCGTTTGGACAGGCGTACTTCGCGCAGCTTGGAATTCGACTGGGCGAAATCCGCAGCCGGCTCGGCGAGGTCGTTGCAGCAGCGCGCGCGAGGAGCCGGGAAGTTGCGGGTTTCGGTGTGTCGGTCGGAACGACGGCACTTTTGCCGCAATTCGGATTGAGCTCAGAGCTTGCGTTCCTATGCGACGACGACCCCAACAAGGCCGCGGTGCTCCGCGGGCCTGACTACACGATCCCGGTCGTTCTTCCGGATGTTCTCTTGCAGCGGCTACCGTTTGCCGTCGTCATCTTCGCTTGGCGTTACGCTGACGCCATCGTGAAGAAGCACGCAGCCTACCTTGGACGCGGGGGCACGTTCGTCGTGCCGTTACCGGAGGTCCGCGTAATTCAGAGCTAA
- a CDS encoding WbuC family cupin fold metalloprotein produces the protein MTASLVYREENPEVYYSNQSLVVVDDSTIAFLKSRAASSPRKQSRLCMHANPSDALHQMLIIHHRDVYVRPHRHLAKAESLQILEGAATVALLDEHGGVNGAIRLADPASGKPFFYRIPANVVHTLRIESEWLVFMEVTSGPFVRSQTEYMAFSPDGSDVAEVDRYLKRIAKEGPAC, from the coding sequence GTGACCGCAAGCCTCGTCTATCGAGAGGAAAACCCTGAGGTCTACTACTCGAATCAGTCGCTGGTCGTCGTCGACGACAGCACGATTGCGTTCCTGAAATCCCGGGCCGCTTCGAGTCCGCGCAAGCAAAGCCGCCTGTGCATGCACGCGAATCCGAGTGATGCGCTCCATCAGATGCTAATCATCCACCATCGCGACGTGTACGTTCGCCCTCACCGCCACCTAGCAAAAGCCGAATCCCTCCAAATCCTCGAAGGCGCGGCGACCGTCGCTCTCCTGGACGAGCACGGTGGTGTGAACGGCGCGATCCGGTTAGCGGATCCCGCAAGCGGGAAGCCCTTTTTTTACCGCATTCCGGCGAACGTCGTGCATACGCTGCGGATCGAATCCGAATGGCTCGTATTCATGGAGGTGACGTCCGGACCGTTCGTTCGCAGCCAGACGGAGTACATGGCGTTTTCGCCTGACGGAAGCGACGTTGCTGAGGTGGATCGGTATCTGAAGCGAATCGCGAAGGAAGGTCCAGCTTGCTGA
- a CDS encoding PfkB family carbohydrate kinase gives MHLIDRAEGAKKILELYELGRILEGYHGSGKRIVHAHGVFDLLHVGHIRHLRDAKRMGDVLVVTITEDIHVNKGPNRPAFAETLRAEALAALADVDYVAINRAPTAIEAIRILRPDVYVKGPDYRRPEQDITGMIDIEEAAVREVGGRIEITDDITFSSSNLINTFMPAYGEEVESYLNQLRSRWSTKELLDYVARLSSLNVMVVGEAILDEYVYVDQVGKSAKDPVLAVRHERAETYAGGSLAVANHLASFCKSVELVTYLGANEANERFIRSNLAAGVRANFIYKSDSPTIVKRRYVVSEPHTKLFEVYHMNDAPLTDAEESELCSLLEARLGNADLVVVADFGHGLMGSRAKKLLIDSERFLAVNTQINAANIRFHAISRYSSADYVCINEGELRLDARDRSTPLETLVADLGSKLRCDRFLVTRGRSGVEYYSPQGRFVAPALATNVVDRIGAGDAVLAISSACVAAEVPPEIVAFIANVIGAQKVKTMGNSNAVQRIPTLKFIETLLK, from the coding sequence ATGCATCTCATCGATCGAGCAGAAGGCGCGAAAAAAATCCTCGAGCTGTACGAGCTCGGGCGCATTCTCGAGGGTTATCACGGCTCGGGGAAGCGGATCGTACACGCGCACGGCGTCTTCGATCTGCTCCACGTTGGCCACATTCGCCACCTCCGCGATGCAAAGCGCATGGGGGACGTCCTGGTCGTAACGATCACAGAGGATATCCACGTCAACAAGGGCCCAAACCGGCCGGCGTTTGCGGAGACTTTACGTGCCGAAGCGCTGGCTGCGCTCGCCGACGTCGATTACGTTGCCATCAACCGCGCACCGACTGCGATCGAAGCAATCCGTATCCTGCGTCCTGACGTTTACGTGAAGGGTCCCGACTATCGCCGCCCGGAGCAAGACATCACGGGGATGATCGACATCGAGGAGGCCGCAGTACGCGAGGTCGGCGGCCGAATCGAAATCACCGACGACATTACGTTCAGCTCCTCGAACCTGATCAACACGTTCATGCCCGCGTATGGTGAGGAGGTCGAATCCTACCTCAACCAGCTCCGTTCTCGCTGGTCGACGAAAGAGTTGCTGGACTACGTCGCGCGTCTATCAAGCCTCAACGTGATGGTCGTCGGCGAGGCGATTTTGGACGAGTACGTCTACGTCGATCAAGTTGGTAAATCGGCGAAAGATCCTGTGCTAGCCGTGCGTCACGAACGCGCGGAGACATATGCCGGCGGCTCGCTGGCAGTCGCGAACCACCTCGCTTCCTTCTGCAAATCGGTGGAGCTGGTCACGTATCTCGGCGCAAACGAAGCGAACGAGCGCTTCATTCGAAGCAATCTCGCCGCGGGCGTCCGGGCGAACTTCATCTACAAGAGCGACTCACCGACGATCGTCAAGCGTCGCTATGTTGTTTCCGAGCCCCACACGAAGCTCTTCGAAGTCTATCACATGAACGACGCGCCTCTAACCGATGCAGAGGAGTCAGAACTCTGTTCGCTGCTGGAAGCGAGGCTGGGCAACGCCGATTTGGTCGTCGTGGCCGACTTTGGACATGGCTTGATGGGCTCCCGTGCCAAGAAGCTTCTGATCGATAGCGAACGTTTTCTCGCCGTCAACACGCAGATTAATGCAGCTAACATCCGGTTTCATGCCATCTCCCGCTACTCCAGCGCGGACTATGTCTGCATCAATGAAGGCGAGCTGCGCCTCGACGCACGCGACCGCTCGACGCCGCTCGAGACGCTCGTGGCCGACCTGGGCAGCAAACTGCGTTGCGACCGCTTTCTCGTTACGCGCGGACGCTCGGGCGTCGAGTATTATTCGCCTCAGGGCCGTTTCGTGGCGCCCGCGCTTGCGACGAACGTTGTCGATCGAATCGGCGCAGGAGATGCGGTTCTTGCGATCTCGTCGGCGTGCGTTGCTGCGGAGGTGCCTCCGGAGATCGTTGCATTCATTGCGAACGTCATCGGAGCGCAGAAGGTCAAGACGATGGGGAATAGCAACGCTGTGCAGCGAATTCCGACTCTCAAATTTATCGAGACGCTTCTGAAGTGA
- a CDS encoding NUDIX hydrolase gives MQSAFGRRGVRVLHENKWSRLELWDIVHPNGTPGEHALIRVRQPSGVVAIDGDDLVLTSQHRFAIDEHVLEIIKGGAEDGEDALACARREAREEAGLVGGRWISLGVVHEIPSTVASPIEVFLAQGCAFEHPSPEQVESISLVRIPFAEAVRRAVTGGIDDAVTVAALCRAAFALGRLP, from the coding sequence GTGCAGTCGGCGTTCGGGCGTCGCGGCGTACGCGTCCTTCACGAGAACAAATGGAGTCGCCTCGAGTTATGGGACATCGTCCATCCAAACGGGACGCCCGGCGAACACGCGCTGATTCGCGTTCGACAGCCGAGCGGCGTCGTGGCGATCGACGGCGACGACCTGGTTTTGACCTCACAGCATCGCTTTGCCATCGACGAGCACGTTCTCGAGATCATCAAGGGCGGAGCCGAGGATGGAGAAGATGCGCTAGCCTGCGCGCGGCGTGAAGCCCGCGAGGAAGCAGGCCTCGTCGGCGGCCGGTGGATCTCGCTCGGCGTCGTCCACGAGATCCCGTCGACCGTCGCCAGCCCGATTGAGGTGTTCTTGGCGCAAGGCTGCGCGTTCGAGCACCCCTCCCCCGAGCAGGTTGAGTCGATCTCGCTCGTTCGGATCCCATTCGCCGAGGCCGTCCGCAGGGCCGTGACCGGAGGGATCGACGACGCGGTGACCGTTGCCGCCCTCTGCCGCGCGGCCTTTGCCCTAGGGCGGCTGCCATAG
- a CDS encoding class I SAM-dependent methyltransferase, whose protein sequence is MNGSPTLKPGKRIDLVQSLHASTKRDYVARVVEHDKASCAEVASQFGYDYWDGDRKYGYGGYKYDGRWRPLAERFAEIYGLRSGDRVLDVGCGKGYLLHELRESVPGLQIAGVDISAYAIENAKEEVRPDLAVADAAELPFEDGAFDLVVSLGVLHNLPIAPLWSSLSEIMRVSRDGRAYVMVESYRDEREKANLLYWQLTCRSFYSTEDWEWIYARSGYRGDYGFIFFA, encoded by the coding sequence GTGAACGGCTCGCCGACGCTGAAGCCCGGCAAGCGAATCGATCTCGTGCAATCGCTGCACGCGTCGACGAAACGCGATTATGTCGCCCGCGTCGTCGAACACGACAAAGCTTCTTGCGCCGAAGTCGCATCGCAATTCGGATACGACTACTGGGACGGCGATCGTAAATACGGATACGGCGGTTATAAATACGATGGCCGCTGGCGGCCGCTGGCCGAACGCTTTGCCGAGATCTACGGATTGCGCAGCGGCGATCGCGTCCTGGATGTCGGATGCGGAAAGGGCTACCTGCTCCACGAGCTGAGAGAATCGGTTCCGGGCCTCCAGATAGCCGGCGTCGACATCTCCGCTTACGCGATCGAAAATGCAAAGGAAGAGGTTCGTCCCGACCTTGCCGTCGCGGACGCTGCCGAGCTTCCGTTTGAAGACGGTGCATTCGATCTGGTGGTCTCGCTGGGCGTGTTGCACAATCTTCCGATCGCGCCCTTATGGTCGTCGCTCTCCGAAATTATGCGCGTGTCGCGCGACGGACGAGCTTACGTCATGGTCGAGTCCTATCGGGACGAGCGCGAGAAGGCCAACTTACTCTATTGGCAACTGACCTGCCGCAGTTTCTACTCGACCGAGGATTGGGAGTGGATCTATGCCCGGTCGGGATATCGCGGCGACTACGGATTTATCTTTTTTGCCTGA
- a CDS encoding DegT/DnrJ/EryC1/StrS family aminotransferase has protein sequence MLAEAARNVRFIDFHAQFEEERTALLPMIEEILASGEFIGGSKVDELESALARYVGVRRIVTLASGTDALLLGLRVLGIGSGDEVITPSNSFLSSTAAIVHIGATPVFADVLRDQTLDVDAVAAAITPRTRAIMPVHLTGRVADMPRFVELAERHNLAIIEDAAQAFGSKHSERYAGTFGAIGCFSTHPLKNLNAAGDGGFIATNDDAMADRLVRLRNNGLSDRDTALEFGFVSRLDNLQAGILLHRLSRVDGVIGRRRANAALYDRLLEPSAVFVPPTPAEQFHSYHLYVVQAERREELREHLAQRGISTKVHYPIPIHMQPAAAHLGYGRGSLPETERQAERILSIPINQFLSPDDVTYVAEAVNEFYR, from the coding sequence ATGCTGGCTGAAGCCGCACGCAACGTGCGCTTCATCGACTTCCACGCACAGTTCGAGGAAGAGCGCACCGCACTGCTGCCGATGATCGAAGAGATTCTTGCGAGCGGTGAGTTTATTGGCGGAAGTAAGGTCGACGAGTTAGAGTCGGCGCTGGCGCGATATGTGGGCGTTCGCCGGATCGTAACGCTAGCATCCGGGACGGACGCACTACTGCTTGGGTTGCGAGTGCTCGGCATCGGCTCCGGCGACGAAGTCATTACGCCTTCGAACTCGTTTCTTTCATCGACGGCCGCAATCGTGCACATCGGTGCGACGCCGGTGTTCGCCGACGTTCTACGCGATCAAACGTTGGACGTGGACGCAGTTGCGGCTGCTATCACACCGCGCACGCGCGCGATCATGCCCGTGCATCTCACCGGTCGAGTCGCCGACATGCCTCGTTTCGTCGAGCTTGCAGAGCGTCACAACCTCGCAATCATCGAAGACGCCGCCCAAGCTTTCGGTTCGAAGCACTCCGAGCGCTACGCCGGAACCTTCGGCGCGATCGGTTGCTTCTCGACGCATCCGCTGAAGAACCTCAATGCTGCGGGCGACGGCGGCTTCATCGCAACGAACGACGATGCAATGGCGGACCGCCTTGTGCGGCTTCGTAATAACGGCCTGAGTGATCGGGATACGGCGCTCGAGTTCGGCTTCGTGTCACGTCTCGACAATTTGCAGGCCGGAATTCTGCTCCATCGCCTTTCGCGAGTCGACGGCGTGATTGGCCGGCGCCGCGCAAATGCTGCGCTCTACGATCGTTTGCTCGAACCAAGCGCCGTGTTCGTTCCGCCGACGCCGGCCGAGCAGTTTCACAGTTACCATCTGTACGTCGTGCAAGCCGAACGCCGCGAGGAGCTGCGCGAGCACCTCGCGCAACGCGGTATCTCGACGAAAGTGCACTATCCGATTCCGATCCATATGCAGCCGGCCGCGGCGCATCTTGGCTACGGGCGCGGCTCGTTGCCGGAGACCGAGCGGCAGGCCGAGCGGATTCTCTCGATTCCGATCAATCAATTTCTTTCGCCTGACGACGTTACGTACGTGGCGGAAGCGGTTAACGAGTTTTACCGGTGA
- a CDS encoding DegT/DnrJ/EryC1/StrS family aminotransferase, with protein MLTRVRYSYLAQQFDPAAVDEILERIRRVVGEGSFTLGPAVAQFEEEFAKLIGVAHAVGVGSGTDALKLALRAAGVGHGDEVITAANTFVATVGAIAECGAAPVFVDCDDSFCMDVTQVERAITPRTKALLPVHFTGETVDMAALSQIAERHQLPIVEDACQAILAESNGKRAGTWGVAAGFSLHPLKNLNVWGDAGVVVTNDDKVAAQLRLLRNHGLTSRDDVEILGYNSRLDSVQAVVGSWLIGQTHDITARRIDNAAYYDQAFSKISALRVPPRRASSRRVYHLYMVFAERRDDLYAYVRDHGISTKIHYPVPIYRQPALAHQGHKLGDFAVSDRHAGEVISFPVDQHISRDEQDYVIDVVRNFYAG; from the coding sequence ATGCTCACGCGCGTTCGCTACTCATATCTTGCGCAGCAATTCGATCCGGCTGCCGTCGACGAGATCCTCGAACGCATTCGGCGTGTTGTCGGCGAGGGATCGTTTACGCTAGGTCCTGCGGTGGCGCAATTCGAAGAGGAATTCGCCAAGCTGATCGGCGTTGCGCACGCGGTCGGCGTCGGGTCGGGAACGGATGCCCTTAAGCTCGCACTGCGCGCGGCCGGCGTCGGGCACGGCGACGAAGTTATTACGGCCGCCAATACGTTCGTCGCAACGGTTGGTGCGATCGCCGAATGCGGCGCGGCGCCCGTTTTCGTCGATTGCGACGACAGTTTTTGCATGGACGTCACGCAGGTCGAACGCGCCATCACGCCACGAACGAAAGCGCTTCTGCCCGTTCACTTCACCGGCGAGACGGTCGACATGGCGGCGTTGAGTCAAATCGCCGAGCGTCACCAGCTTCCGATCGTTGAAGACGCCTGCCAGGCGATTCTTGCCGAATCGAATGGGAAGCGCGCCGGAACGTGGGGCGTTGCCGCCGGTTTTTCGTTGCATCCGCTCAAGAACCTCAATGTTTGGGGCGATGCCGGCGTCGTCGTAACCAATGACGACAAGGTCGCAGCACAGCTGCGTCTGTTGCGCAATCATGGTCTGACTAGTCGCGACGACGTTGAAATTCTTGGGTACAACTCACGTCTGGATTCGGTGCAAGCCGTCGTCGGATCGTGGCTCATCGGACAGACGCACGACATCACGGCGCGCCGAATCGACAACGCCGCCTACTACGATCAGGCGTTTTCGAAAATATCCGCGCTCCGCGTCCCGCCACGGCGCGCAAGCTCGCGGCGCGTCTATCACCTTTACATGGTCTTTGCCGAGCGGCGCGACGACTTGTACGCATACGTGCGCGATCACGGCATCTCGACGAAGATCCACTACCCGGTTCCGATCTATCGTCAACCTGCGCTTGCCCATCAGGGACACAAGCTCGGTGACTTTGCTGTCTCGGACCGGCACGCCGGCGAGGTGATCAGCTTTCCTGTCGATCAGCACATCTCACGCGACGAACAGGATTACGTGATCGACGTGGTACGCAACTTCTATGCTGGCTGA